From a region of the Paralichthys olivaceus isolate ysfri-2021 chromosome 4, ASM2471397v2, whole genome shotgun sequence genome:
- the med22 gene encoding mediator of RNA polymerase II transcription subunit 22 isoform X4 — protein MATQRVLPQSKETLLQNYNKRLKDDIRSILDNFTEIIKTAKIEDETQVARATQAEQDHYEMHVRAANIVRAGESLMKLVSDLKQFLILNDFPSVNDAISLQNQHLRSLQEECDKKLTSLRDEIAIDLYELEEEYYSSRYK, from the exons ATGGCCACTCAGAGAGTTCTCCCCCAGAGCAAAGAGACTCTGCTGCAGAACTACAACAAGAGGCTGAAGGATGACATCAGGTCCATCCTGGACAACTTCACTGAAATCATTAAAACTGCGAAG ATAGAGGATGAGACGCAGGTTGCTCGAGCAACTCAAGCCGAGCAGGACCACTATGAAATGCACGTCAGAGCAGCCAACATT GTACGTGCCGGTGAGTCCCTCATGAAGCTGGTGTCTGATCTAAAGCAGTTCTTGATCCTGAATGACTTTCCCTCTGTGAACGACGCCATCAGCCTCCAGAACCAGCACCTCCGCTCGTTGCAGGAGGAGTGTGACAAGAAGCTCACCTCGCTCCGCGACGAGATCGCCATCGACCTGTATGAGCTCGAGGAAGAATATTACTCCTCCAGGTACAAGTAG
- the med22 gene encoding mediator of RNA polymerase II transcription subunit 22 isoform X1: MCTPRVVGRKKKRTEGGEEEEYSAKLIVCKVACAVLFLNTMATQRVLPQSKETLLQNYNKRLKDDIRSILDNFTEIIKTAKIEDETQVARATQAEQDHYEMHVRAANIVRAGESLMKLVSDLKQFLILNDFPSVNDAISLQNQHLRSLQEECDKKLTSLRDEIAIDLYELEEEYYSSSYSQWDSTDLPLCEAYRQRDSWTSPGSSCSSIQGDREDMDAPPSQETNPQHHLNGHGTASIEKQ, from the exons ATGTGCACCCCGAGGGTTGTCGGACGCaagaagaagagaacagaaggaggagaagaagaagaatacagCGCTAAACTCATTGTTTGCAAA GTAGCGTGTGCTGTGTTGTTCCTGAACACGATGGCCACTCAGAGAGTTCTCCCCCAGAGCAAAGAGACTCTGCTGCAGAACTACAACAAGAGGCTGAAGGATGACATCAGGTCCATCCTGGACAACTTCACTGAAATCATTAAAACTGCGAAG ATAGAGGATGAGACGCAGGTTGCTCGAGCAACTCAAGCCGAGCAGGACCACTATGAAATGCACGTCAGAGCAGCCAACATT GTACGTGCCGGTGAGTCCCTCATGAAGCTGGTGTCTGATCTAAAGCAGTTCTTGATCCTGAATGACTTTCCCTCTGTGAACGACGCCATCAGCCTCCAGAACCAGCACCTCCGCTCGTTGCAGGAGGAGTGTGACAAGAAGCTCACCTCGCTCCGCGACGAGATCGCCATCGACCTGTATGAGCTCGAGGAAGAATATTACTCCTCCAG CTACAGTCAGTGGGACAGCACTGATCTGCCGCTGTGCGAGGCCTACCGGCAGCGAGACAGTTGGACCTCaccaggaagcagctgcagctctatCCAGGGTGACAGAGAAGACATGGACGCACCTCCATCACAGGAGACAAACCCCCAACACCACCTCAACGGTCATGGGACTGCTTCCATAGAgaaacagtga
- the med22 gene encoding mediator of RNA polymerase II transcription subunit 22 isoform X3, with the protein MCTPRVVGRKKKRTEGGEEEEYSAKLIVCKVACAVLFLNTMATQRVLPQSKETLLQNYNKRLKDDIRSILDNFTEIIKTAKIEDETQVARATQAEQDHYEMHVRAANIVRAGESLMKLVSDLKQFLILNDFPSVNDAISLQNQHLRSLQEECDKKLTSLRDEIAIDLYELEEEYYSSRYK; encoded by the exons ATGTGCACCCCGAGGGTTGTCGGACGCaagaagaagagaacagaaggaggagaagaagaagaatacagCGCTAAACTCATTGTTTGCAAA GTAGCGTGTGCTGTGTTGTTCCTGAACACGATGGCCACTCAGAGAGTTCTCCCCCAGAGCAAAGAGACTCTGCTGCAGAACTACAACAAGAGGCTGAAGGATGACATCAGGTCCATCCTGGACAACTTCACTGAAATCATTAAAACTGCGAAG ATAGAGGATGAGACGCAGGTTGCTCGAGCAACTCAAGCCGAGCAGGACCACTATGAAATGCACGTCAGAGCAGCCAACATT GTACGTGCCGGTGAGTCCCTCATGAAGCTGGTGTCTGATCTAAAGCAGTTCTTGATCCTGAATGACTTTCCCTCTGTGAACGACGCCATCAGCCTCCAGAACCAGCACCTCCGCTCGTTGCAGGAGGAGTGTGACAAGAAGCTCACCTCGCTCCGCGACGAGATCGCCATCGACCTGTATGAGCTCGAGGAAGAATATTACTCCTCCAGGTACAAGTAG
- the med22 gene encoding mediator of RNA polymerase II transcription subunit 22 isoform X2 gives MATQRVLPQSKETLLQNYNKRLKDDIRSILDNFTEIIKTAKIEDETQVARATQAEQDHYEMHVRAANIVRAGESLMKLVSDLKQFLILNDFPSVNDAISLQNQHLRSLQEECDKKLTSLRDEIAIDLYELEEEYYSSSYSQWDSTDLPLCEAYRQRDSWTSPGSSCSSIQGDREDMDAPPSQETNPQHHLNGHGTASIEKQ, from the exons ATGGCCACTCAGAGAGTTCTCCCCCAGAGCAAAGAGACTCTGCTGCAGAACTACAACAAGAGGCTGAAGGATGACATCAGGTCCATCCTGGACAACTTCACTGAAATCATTAAAACTGCGAAG ATAGAGGATGAGACGCAGGTTGCTCGAGCAACTCAAGCCGAGCAGGACCACTATGAAATGCACGTCAGAGCAGCCAACATT GTACGTGCCGGTGAGTCCCTCATGAAGCTGGTGTCTGATCTAAAGCAGTTCTTGATCCTGAATGACTTTCCCTCTGTGAACGACGCCATCAGCCTCCAGAACCAGCACCTCCGCTCGTTGCAGGAGGAGTGTGACAAGAAGCTCACCTCGCTCCGCGACGAGATCGCCATCGACCTGTATGAGCTCGAGGAAGAATATTACTCCTCCAG CTACAGTCAGTGGGACAGCACTGATCTGCCGCTGTGCGAGGCCTACCGGCAGCGAGACAGTTGGACCTCaccaggaagcagctgcagctctatCCAGGGTGACAGAGAAGACATGGACGCACCTCCATCACAGGAGACAAACCCCCAACACCACCTCAACGGTCATGGGACTGCTTCCATAGAgaaacagtga